A stretch of the Lactuca sativa cultivar Salinas chromosome 9, Lsat_Salinas_v11, whole genome shotgun sequence genome encodes the following:
- the LOC111919174 gene encoding TOM1-like protein 1: protein MSDNIMDKVNALGERLKIGGSEVSQKITAGMSSMSFKMKEFFQGPNQADNLVEEATAESLDEPDWATNLELCDMINHEKISSIDMIRAIKKRIMLKNARIQYLTLVLLETVVKNCEKAFSEVAAERVLDEMVKMIDDPQTVVNNRNKALILIEAWGESTEELRYLPVYEETYKSLKSRGIRFPGRDSESLAPIFTPPRSIPPSESYPIPHPPQQIPQEIPIQSMSAEQTKEAFDVARNSLELLSTVLSSSPQQDALQDDLTSTLVLQCRQSQLTVQRMVETGGDDEALLFEALSVNDEIQKVLSKYEEMKKPSEVQREPEPAMIAVAAEPDEPSHVGKEESLIRKPAGSRGNNSSNNNNNDDMMDDLDEMIFGKKSGTSASPRKDQKPKDDLISF from the exons ATGAGTGATAACATAATGGACAAAGTTAATGCTCTCGGTGAGCGCCTCAAAATTGGTGGATCTGAGGTCAGCCAGAAGATTACTGCAGGCATGAGCTCCATGAGTTTCAAGATGAAGGAGTTCTTTCAAGGTCCTAACCAAGCTGATAATCTTGTTGAGGAAGCAACAGCCGAGTCTCTAGATGAACCTGATTGGGCTACAAATCTTGAACTCTGTGACATGATTAACCATGAAAAAATCAGCAGTATCGACATGATTCGAGCCATAAAGAAAAGAATCATGCTGAAGAACGCTAGGATTCAGTACTTAACTCTAGTGTTACTCGAGACTGTAGTCAAGAACTGCGAGAAGGCATTTTCTGAAGTTGCTGCAGAAAGAGTGCTTGATGAAATGGTGAAGATGATTGATGATCCCCAAACTGTTGTCAATAACCGAAACAAAGCTCTAATTTTAATTGAAGCATGGGGAGAGTCTACTGAAGAGCTCCGGTATCTTCCTGTTTATGAAGAAACATACAAG AGTTTGAAATCAAGAGGAATACGATTCCCTGGACGTGATTCCGAGAGCTTGGCTCCTATATTCACACCCCCTCGTTCCATTCCACCTTCGGAATCATATCCCATTCCTCATCCTCCACAACAGATTCCTCAAGAGATTCCGATTCAAAGCATGTCAGCAGAACAAACAAAAGAAGCCTTTGATGTTGCAAGAAACAGTCTTGAGCTTCTGTCTACTGTTCTATCCTCATCACCTCAACAGGATGCTTTGCAG GATGACTTGACCTCGACACTCGTGCTGCAATGTCGCCAATCACAACTTACCGTTCAAAGAATGGTGGAGACAGGTGGAGATGATGAGGCCTTGTTGTTTGAGGCTTTGAGTGTGAATGATGAgatccagaaggttttgtcaaagtatgaagaaatgaagaaaccTAGTGAGGTGCAACGGGAACCAGAACCTGCTATGAttgctgttgctgcagagcctgaTGAGCCATCTCATGTGGGGAAAGAAGAATCTTTGATTAGAAAGCCTGCAGGGTCTCGTGGGAACaacagcagcaacaacaacaacaatgatgaTATGATGGATGATCTTGATGAGATGATCTTTGGGAAGAAATCTGGTACATCTGCTTCACCAAGAAAGGATCAAAAGCCCAAAGATGATCTTATTAGTTTTTAG
- the LOC111919090 gene encoding probable arabinosyltransferase ARAD1, translated as MGKMVGGRHYSSSSMNPITRITRSPFLLVIVSLTCFFLLFYIFTTSPSSPTKPNFLRTSYTNQPHLNPNVHYSFVDSLEIFLKKWSISRSRHLPEDTVSDPETEEQQQVRKLDDLIWKTETARLYDDEQSSFFSPPVRVYVYEMPAKFTYDMLQLFQSTYKETFNLTSNGSPVHRLIEQHSIDYWLWADLIAPESERLLKSVVRVHRKEDADLFYVPFFTTISFFLLEKQQCKTLYREALKWVTDQPAWKRSEGRDHIFPIHHPWSFKSVRKFVKNAIWLLPDMDSTGNWYKPGQVSLEKDLILPYVPNLDLCDAKCLSESAPRRTTLLYFRGRLKRNAGGKIRSKLGSELGGADDVIIEEGSAGEAGKIAAQSGMRKSVFCLSPAGDTPSSARLFDAIVSGCIPVIVSDELELPFEGILDYRKMSIFVSSSDAVQPGWLLAYLRSIKPTQIKEMQDNLAKYTRHFLYSHPAQPLGPEDLVWRMMAGKLANIKLHTRRSQRLVKDSRSICMCDCKRPNVTVTTPLPP; from the exons ATGGGCAAAATGGTTGGTGGTAGGCACTACTCTTCTTCCTCCATGAACCCTATCACCAGAATAACAAGATCTCCATTCCTTCTAGTCATCGTCTCCCTCACCTGTTTCTTCCTCCTTTTTTACATCTTCACCACTTCTCCCTCTTCCCCCACTAAACCCAACTTCTTACGTACTTCCTATACAAATCAACCGCATCTTAACCCTAATGTTCATTATTCTTTCGTCGATTCACTTGAAATATTCTTGAAAAAGTGGAGCATTTCGAGATCTCGTCATCTTCCCGAAGATACAGTCAGTGATCCGGAGACTGAAGAACAGCAGCAAGTGAGGAAACTAGATGATCTCATCTGGAAAACAGAGACTGCTAGGCTTTACGATGATGAACAAAGTTCATTCTTTTCTCCGCCTGTTAGGGTTTATGTTTACGAGATGCCAGCCAAATTCACTTATGATATGCTTCAGTTATTCCAAAGTACTTACAAAGAAACCTTCAATCTCACCTCTAACGGAAGCCCTGTTCACCGGCTTATCGAACAG CACTCAATTGACTACTGGCTGTGGGCGGATTTGATTGCTCCAGAATCCGAAAGGCTTTTGAAAAGCGTTGTAAGAGTTCATCGGAAGGAGGATGCTGATCTTTTCTATGTTCCATTTTTCACAACTATCAGCTTCTTCTTGTTGGAGAAACAACAATGCAAGACGCTTTACAGG GAAGCTTTGAAGTGGGTTACTGATCAGCCTGCATGGAAACGATCAGAAGGAAGAGATCACATATTTCCGATTCATCATCCATGGTCCTTCAAATCTGTTCGCAAATTTGTGAAGAATGCAATATGGCTTTTACCAGATATGGATTCCACAGGGAACTG GTACAAGCCTGGCCAAGTTTCACTTGAGAAAGATTTGATACTGCCATATGTTCCCAATCTTGATTTATGTGATGCCAAATGCTTATCAGAAAGTGCACCAAGAAGAACCACACTGCTATATTTTCGTGGGAGGCTTAAAAGAAATGCT GGAGGGAAAATAAGGTCAAAACTTGGGTCAGAACTTGGTGGTGCTGATGATGTTATTATTGAAGAGGGAAGTGCTGGGGAAGCAGGGAAAATAGCAGCACAGAGTGGCATGCGCAA GTCTGTGTTCTGTTTGAGTCCAGCTGGTGATACTCCATCATCTGCTAGATTGTTTGATGCGATTGTGAGTGGGTGCATACCTGTTATAGTTAGTGATGAATTAGAGCTTCCTTTTGAAGGAATACTTGATTATCGTAAG ATGTCTATATTTGTTTCTTCAAGTGATGCTGTGCAGCCAGGCTGGCTTTTGGCTTACCTGAGAAGTATTAAACCTACTCAGATAAAAGAAATGCAAGATAACTTGGCTAAG TATACGAGACATTTCTTATACTCCCATCCTGCTCAACCTTTGGGACCAGAGGACTTGGTTTGGAGAATG ATGGCTGGTAAATTAGCAAACATCAAGCTTCACACAAGGAGATCACAACGCCTTGTTAAAGACTCAAGAAGCATCTGCATGTGTGATTGCAAGCGTCCAAACGTTACTGTTACTACCCCACTGCCCCCCTGA
- the LOC111918933 gene encoding cellulose synthase-like protein D3 — translation MASKSFKATRSNLSISSDATDSQPSKPPLPPQVTFARRTSSGRYVNYSRDDLDSELGSQDFMNYTVHLPPTPDNQPMDAISQKVEEQYVSSSLFTGGFNAVTRAHLMDKVIDSEINHPQMAGAKGSSCSVPGCDAKVMSDERGADILPCECDFKICRDCYLDAIKTGDGICPGCKEQYKTTDLDELVDNGARPLPLPAPSGMSKNERRLSLMKSTKSVLMRSQTGEFDHNRWLFETSGTYGYGNAIWPKEGVMENGKDNDHAESLELMNKPWRPLTRKLRIPAAIISPYRLLIVVRMVVLVLFLAWRINHPNNDAIWLWGMSVVCELWFALSWVLDQLPKINPVNRATDLAVLKEKFEVPTLNNPTGKSDLPGIDIFVSTADPEKEPPLVTANTILSILAADYPVEKLACYVSDDGGALLTFEAMAEAASFANMWVPFCRKHNIEPRNPDSYFGLKKDPYKNKVKSDFVKDRRRVKREFDEFKVRINGLPDSIRRRSDAYHAREEIKAMKQQRQKRDDEAIEIIKVQKATWMADGTHWPGTWLNPAPEHSKGDHSGIIQVMLKPPSDEPLQGTEDDAGMLDFTDVDIRLPMLVYVSREKRPGYDHNKKAGAMNALVRASAIMSNGPFILNLDCDHYIYNSQAMREGMCFMMDRGGDRLCYVQFPQRFEGIDPSDRYANHNTVFFDGNMRALDGLQGPVYVGTGCLFRRIALYGFDPPRSKERHPSFCSCCCSGRKKAKFSTLEENRALRMGDSDEEDMNLSLAPKKFGNSTLLIDSIPVAEFQGRPLADHPAVKNGRPPGALTIPRELLDASTVAEAISVISCWYEDKTEWGQRVGWIYGSVTEDVVTGYRMHNRGWKSVYCVTKRDAFRGTAPINLTDRLHQVLRWATGSVEIFFSRNNALLASSRMKILQRVAYLNVAMYPFTSIFLIVYCFLPALSLFSGQFIVQTLNVTFLVYLLTITLCIVMLAVLEVKWSGIELEEWWRNEQFWLIGGTSAHLAAVLQGLLKVVAGIEISFTLTSKSGADDEDDEFADLYTVKWTSLMIPPITIMMVNLIAIAVGFSRTIYSTIPQWSRLLGGVFFSFWVLAHLYPFAKGLMGRRGRTPTIVFVWSGLIAITISLLWVAINPPQGQNQIGGSFQFP, via the exons ATGGCGTCCAAGTCATTCAAAGCTACTCGCTCCAATCTATCCATCAGCTCCGATGCTACGGATTCACAGCCTAGCAAACCGCCGTTGCCACCACAAGTCACATTCGCCCGCCGGACTTCGTCAGGGAGATATGTAAATTATTCAAGGGACGATCTCGACAGTGAACTCGGAAGTCAAGATTTCATGAACTACACAGTCCACCTGCCGCCGACTCCCGACAACCAGCCGATGGATGCGATTTCGCAGAAGGTTGAAGAACAGTATGTTTCCAGTTCGCTTTTCACCGGCGGATTCAACGCTGTTACTCGCGCCCATCTCATGGACAAGGTAATCGACTCTGAAATCAACCACCCTCAAATGGCGGGTGCGAAAGGATCTTCCTGCTCTGTTCCTGGATGTGATGCCAAGGTCATGAGCGATGAACGGGGAGCAGATATCCTTCCATGCGAATGTGATTTTAAGATATGTAGGGACTGTTACCTGGATGCCATCAAGACCGGAGATGGAATCTGCCCAGGTTGCAAGGAGCAGTATAAAACCACCGATTTGGATGAACTGGTCGACAATGGTGCCAGGCCGCTACCACTCCCAGCGCCTTCCGGAATGTCCAAAAACGAGAGGAGGTTGTCGTTGATGAAATCAACCAAATCGGTGCTGATGAGAAGTCAAACAGGCGAGTTTGACCACAACCGGTGGCTGTTTGAAACCAGTGGGACTTATGGTTATGGCAATGCTATATGGCCGAAGGAAGGAGTCATGGAGAATGGCAAAGATAACGATCATGCCGAGTCTTTGGAATTGATGAACAAACCATGGAGACCTCTCACTCGCAAGTTAAGAATTCCCGCTGCTATTATCAGCCCATATAG GCTTCTTATAGTTGTTCGAATGGTTGTTCTTGTACTCTTCTTAGCTTGGAGGATCAACCATCCAAACAATGATGCAATCTGGTTATGGGGAATGTCAGTTGTTTGTGAACTATGGTTCGCTTTATCGTGGGTCCTTGACCAATTGCCTAAAATCAACCCTGTAAATCGTGCAACTGATCTTGCTGTTTTGAAGGAGAAATTCGAAGTACCAACCCTAAACAACCCTACTGGGAAATCGGATCTACCAGGCATTGATATCTTTGTATCGACTGCAGATCCAGAGAAGGAACCTCCACTTGTTACTGCAAACACAATTTTATCAATTCTAGCTGCTGATTACCCTGTCGAGAAGCTTGCGTGTTACGTTTCTGATGATGGTGGTGCACTTTTGACCTTTGAGGCTATGGCGGAAGCTGCAAGTTTTGCTAACATGTGGGTGCCTTTTTGCCGGAAGCATAATATTGAGCCTAGGAATCCGGATTCGTATTTTGGTTTGAAGAAGGATCCTTATAAAAATAAGGTTAAATCAGATTTTGTCAAGGATCGTAGAAGGGTGAAGCGGGAATTTGATGAATTTAAAGTTCGTATCAATGGTCTTCCAGACTCTATACGCCGTCGATCTGATGCTTATCATGCACGTGAGGAGATAAAGGCGATGAAGCAACAGAGACAAAAGAGAGATGATGAAGCTATCGAGATTATCAAGGTTCAGAAAGCTACATGGATGGCAGATGGAACTCATTGGCCTGGAACTTGGTTGAATCCTGCTCCAGAACACTCCAAAGGCGATCATTCTGGAATCATTCAG GTGATGTTGAAACCTCCGAGTGATGAGCCTCTACAGGGCACAGAAGATGATGCTGGAATGCTTGATTTTACTGATGTTGACATTCGTCTTCCCATGCTTGTATACGTGTCCCGTGAAAAGCGTCCAGGTTACGATCACAACAAGAAAGCCGGAGCCATGAACGCACTGGTTCGAGCCTCTGCAATCATGTCAAATGGTCCTTTCATTCTCAATCTTGACTGCGATCATTACATCTACAACTCACAAGCCATGAGAGAAGGCATGTGTTTCATGATGGATAGAGGTGGAGATCGTCTTTGCTACGTCCAATTTCCTCAACGATTCGAAGGTATTGATCCTTCCGATCGTTATGCAAATCACAACACTGTCTTCTTCGATGGAAACATGAGGGCACTTGATGGGCTTCAAGGGCCGGTTTACGTGGGAACTGGATGCCTGTTTCGTAGAATCGCGCTTTATGGATTTGATCCACCACGATCCAAAGAACGCCACCCTAGTTTCTGTAGCTGCTGCTGTAGTGGTCGGAAAAAAGCCAAGTTTAGCACTCTGGAAGAGAATCGTGCGCTAAGAATGGGCGATTCCGATGAAGAAGACATGAATCTCTCTCTTGCTCCCAAGAAATTCGGAAACTCTACTCTTTTAATTGATTCCATTCCGGTGGCGGAGTTCCAAGGACGTCCACTGGCAGATCATCCGGCGGTGAAAAACGGAAGACCACCTGGAGCCCTAACCATTCCACGAGAGCTTCTTGACGCATCCACCGTTGCAGAAGCAATCAGCGTGATTTCATGTTGGTATGAGGATAAAACGGAATGGGGGCAACGCGTTGGGTGGATTTACGGATCTGTGACGGAGGATGTTGTGACAGGTTACAGAATGCATAACAGGGGATGGAAATCGGTGTATTGTGTGACAAAACGAGATGCTTTCCGTGGTACAGCTCCGATCAATTTGACAGATCGACTTCATCAGGTGCTCCGGTGGGCTACTGGTTCAGTCGAGATTTTCTTCTCACGTAATAATGCTCTGTTAGCAAGCTCGAGAATGAAGATCTTACAAAGAGTCGCTTACCTTAATGTAGCCATGTATCCTTTCACTTCCATCTTCCTCATCGTCTACTGCTTCCTCCCTGCACTTTCCCTCTTTTCCGGCCAGTTCATCGTGCAAACCCTGAACGTGACTTTTCTCGTCTACCTACTCACGATTACTCTCTGCATCGTGATGCTTGCTGTGCTTGAGGTGAAATGGTCAGGGATCGAGTTAGAAGAATGGTGGAGGAACGAACAGTTTTGGTTGATCGGAGGGACTAGCGCTCATTTGGCTGCTGTTCTTCAAGGACTTCTGAAAGTGGTTGCCGGAATCGAAATCTCGTTCACATTGACGTCAAAATCCGGTgcagatgatgaagatgatgagttTGCAGATTTATACACTGTGAAATGGACATCCCTGATGATCCCGCCAATAACTATAATGATGGTGAACTTGATTGCAATAGCTGTAGGGTTCAGCCGGACAATTTACAGTACAATCCCACAGTGGAGTCGTCTTCTTGGAGGTGTGTTCTTCAGTTTTTGGGTTTTGGCACATCTGTATCCATTTGCAAAAGGGTTGATGGGAAGAAGAGGGAGAACGCCAACCATTGTGTTTGTGTGGTCTGGACTGATTGCAATCACCATTTCACTTCTGTGGGTGGCGATCAATCCTCCACAAGGTCAAAACCAGATCGGAGGCTCGTTTCAGTTTCCttaa
- the LOC111878193 gene encoding uncharacterized protein LOC111878193 — protein MRGDHKEPTIILEAIASHDLWIWHAFFGLAGANNDINVLDQSPVFNDIYLGKSHDVPFQANGVAYKRGYYLTDGIYPHLSVFVKSFTCPNDPKRKKFKEAQESARKDVERAFGVLKRRWQNEGRAICRYNENEVLPNVEGVVVRTQEYRVNRRVHNRDLHQALRVDLVEHNYRAHVQLPQELSYDDDLFNELDEDSDMFVESEDSDDESDVGENDADDLGEDEDDDSE, from the exons ATGAGAGGCGACCACAAAGAGCCGACGATTATTCTAGAGGCTATCGCATCACATGATCTTTGGATATGGCATGCATTCTTTGGTCTAGCTGGTGCAAACAATGACATCAACGTGCTAGACCAGTCACCCGTATTCAACGATATCTACCTTGGAAAGTCACACGATGTACCTTTTCAAGCAAATGGGGTAGCATATAAGCGTGGATACTATCTTACTGACGGTATATATCCTCATTTGTCTGTTTTTGTGAAATCGTTTACATGTCCTAACGACCCGAAAAGGAAAAAGTTTAAAGAGGCGCAAGAGTCAGCTAGGAAGGATGTGGAGCGAGCATTTGGTGTACTTAAGAGACGTTGGCAAA atGAAGGAAGAGCGATATGCCGATACAACGAAAATGAAGTTTTGCCAAATGTCGAAGGAGTAGTCGTTCGTACACAAGAGTATAGGGTGAACAGAAGAGTACACAATCGCGACCTTCATCAGGCCCTTCGTGTTGATTTGGTGGAGCACAATTATAGGGCTCATGTTCAGCTCCCGCAAGAGTTATCTTACGATGATGATTTGTTTAACGAATTAGACGAGGATTCTGATATGTTCGTCGAGAGTGAAGATTCCGACGACGAGAGTGACGTTGGGGAGAATGATGCAGATGATCTAGGCGAGGACGAAGACGATGATTCCGAGTGA